A region of Solanum dulcamara chromosome 7, daSolDulc1.2, whole genome shotgun sequence DNA encodes the following proteins:
- the LOC129894559 gene encoding probable WRKY transcription factor 27, with amino-acid sequence MESMNFVNDDWNFDKLSDVDMTKFNWFPEIFPMNFPVEITNPTTSVPIIVDQVIMDQNNNQQLLEPFQSAPFNQQIFLPSPLPPSITTLVYEPATIAAPQEWIDLQQQSMMSDNIHPTFTLPMITPLIQTHTKKNQPIKTTYELMGEELTNDSWTWNKNGEKRIKSSQFLRNYYKCATLKDCKAKKQIEKSPRGENLFLVTYYGEHNHPPPINRRSHAGWNGSTKHNLPKGINIVPKALSLNSSTSSSFKRSKRSKVVASPIGPTMPMIEIESASPNKDKMVVVATENKGDDREEKNVVLILDKFVSEDILVGFEELNGVTTST; translated from the exons ATGGAGTCAATGAATTTTGTAAATGATGATTGGAATTTTGACAAACTTTCAGATGTTGATATGACTAAGTTTAATTGGTTTCCTGAAATTTTCCCTATGAACTTTCCAGTTGAGATCACCAACCCCACAACCTCGGTTCCTATAATCGTTGATCAGGTAATCATGGACCAAAACAATAACCAACAGTTATTAGAACCCTTTCAGTCAGCCCCATTTAACCAACAAATCTTTCTTCCTTCTCCTCTTCCACCTTCAATTACAACGCTAGTGTATGAGCCAGCAACAATTGCGGCACCGCAAGAATGGATTGATCTGCAGCAACAATCCATGATGTCGGATAACATTCATCCTACATTCACCTTACCCATGATCACTCCTCTGATCCAAACTCATACAAA AAAAAATCAGCCAATAAAAACTACCTATGAACTCATGGGAGAGGAACTCACAAATGATTCATGGACGTGGAACAAGAATGGTGAGAAGCGAATCAAAAGTTCTCAATTTTTGAG GAACTACTATAAGTGTGCTACATTAAAAGACTGCAAAGCAAAGAAACAAATTGAAAAAAGCCCAAGGGGTGAAAACCTTTTCTTAGTGACCTATTATGGTGAACACAATCATCCTCCACCCATTAACCGTAGGTCTCACGCTGGTTGGAATGGAAGTACGAAACACAATCTTCCGAAAGGCATAAATATTGTGCCCAAAGCATTAAGTTTGAATTCATCAACGTCGTCGTCGTTCAAACGCTCTAAACGTTCCAAGGTTGTTGCTTCTCCAATCGGCCCAACTATGCCTATGATTGAAATTGAGAGCGCATCCCCAAACAAAGACAAAATGGTGGTTGTGGCGACGGAGAACAAAGGTGATGACAGAGAGGAGAAAAACGTTGTTTTGATTCTTGACAAATTCGTGAGTGAAGATATTCTCGTGGGCTTTGAAGAACTCAATGGAGTTACTACTTCCACCTAA
- the LOC129894560 gene encoding probable WRKY transcription factor 27 yields the protein MGDNNWDISGVIRNYNISGTNNVVAPNFGSETFENDNWNTFDRLLTADMTNFDGLSEIFSIDFSIAHKKKSDNQVIIMDQNNNQELYLHPIQPTQFSQQIFLPPSPTTITCVPTTTTTSQELTDLQQQLVMQDKGYPNFTLPMETPLIESCKRKNQPIRVIYEVLQEELTDDKWKWRKYGEKSIKGFSFPRNYYKCSTSKLCEAKKIIEKSPKNENYFLVSYSGEHNHDPPTNRKSLAFCNCSSKHKLPKGINIVPKALNLNASSSSSKRAKHSRVEASSISLPKSTLDIERNNKMVVVAVENNNNGEKEETVNKNILMKFEELQGVTASTLRG from the exons ATGGGGGATAATAATTGGGATATAAGCGGTGTGATAAGAAATTATAATATTAGTGGAACGAACAATGTTGTAGCTCCTAACTTTGGCTCGGAGACTTTTGAAAATGATAATTGGAATACTTTTGACAGACTTTTAACTGCTGACATGACTAATTTTGATGGCTTATCTGAAATTTTCTCTATAGATTTTTCAATTgctcacaaaaaaaaatcagataACCAGGTCATAATCATGGaccaaaataataatcaagagtTGTACTTACATCCCATTCAACCAACTCAATTTAGCCAACAAATCTTTCTTCCTCCATCACCAACAACGATAACGTGTGTgccaacaacaactacaacatcACAAGAATTGACTGATCTACAACAACAACTCGTGATGCAGGATAAAGGTTATCCTAATTTCACTTTGCCCATGGAGACTCCTCTGATCGAATCTTGTAAAAG AAAAAATCAACCGATAAGGGTTATTTATGAAGTATTGCAAGAGGAACTCACAGATGATAAATGGAAATGGCGCAAGTACGGTGAGAAGTCAATCaaaggtttttcctttccgaG AAACTACTATAAATGTAGTACATCAAAATTATGCGAAGCAAAGAAAATTATTGAGAAAAGTCCAAAGAATGAGAACTATTTCTTGGTGTCCTATTCTGGTGAACACAACCATGATCCACCCACAAATCGTAAATCTCTCGCTTTCTGCAACTGTAGTTCCAAACACAAACTTCCAAAAGGCATAAATATTGTTCCCAAAGCATTAAACTTGAATGCATCCTCATCCTCATCCAAGCGTGCTAAGCATTCCAGAGTTGAAGCCTCTTCAATTAGCCTACCTAAATCTACACTTGATATCGAGAGAAATAATAAAATGGTTGTTGTGGCCGTGGAGAACAACAACAATGGTGAAAAGGAGGAAACCGTGAATAAAAATATTCTCATGAAATTTGAAGAACTCCAAGGAGTTACTGCTTCCACCTTACGGGGATGA